The stretch of DNA CATGGTGCACCTCATTTATTTCGGTGTCGCAGGAGTACTTGCCATATCATTCGAAACAGCAAGTCGCGTTCCACTCGACTCGATGAGCACAGGCCTTGTAGTGGCGAGCGATTCAGGGCACCTTCCTCATGTATTCGCCGGACGAGACGTCCTCGAACCGTGAGTGCCCGCGGTTTTTCACACGACGTCGCTATTTTCCGCGATGGACGGGGAATATGTCGGAGGGAGGTGCTCAAGAGGAGCCAGGGACGTGGGTCGTGATAGCCCCAATTTCTTCATTCGGCTGCGCAACGTGCTGGGATTGATCTTCAGTCGGTTCGCCGCCCCAAGCGGGCCGTAAATCCGCCACCCGGCTTGTTCAAGGGTGTGGAGGATGTGCAGGCGCTCAGAGTCGTGCAATGTAGTGACTGGTTCCGGGGCGATGGGTGACCGTTGGGAAGGAATCATACTGCGTTCGTCGATTGTCACCAAATGCGACGGCGCAAGAATCGTTGCCCGCTCAATGACATTCTGGAGCTCGCGGATATTGCCCGGCCAATCATAACGCGTCAAGCGGGCCAATGCCTCGGCATCAAAGATGACATTACCCCGATTGAGTTTCGTCCGACAGAGCTGGAGGAAATGCTGCGCCAACAGCGGAATATCCTCGCTGCGATCTCGCAAGGGGGGAAGCGTGAGGGGGAACACCATCAGTCGATAGTATAAATCGGCTCGAAAACGCTTCTCCGCCACGGCTTGAGCGAGATCCACATTCGTCGCCGCGATGAGGCGCACATCCACGGAGACCGATTTCGCCCCTCCCACTCGATCGACTTGATGATCCTCCAGCACACGCAACAGTTTGGCCTGTACCTCTAACGGCATCTCCCCGATCTCATCAAGAAAGAGCGTCCCCTCGTGAGCGAGTTCAAACCGACCCTGATGCCGCTGGACCGCGCCTGTAAAGGCGCCCCGCTCGTGCCCGAATAATTCACTCTCTACCAGCCCACTGGGCAACGCCGCGCAATTGAGCCGCACAAAGGGCTTGTTGCGGCGCAGGCTATTTTCATGGATCGAGCGGGCGACCAACTCTTTTCCGGTGCCGGTCTCCCCCATTATCAGGACCGTCGTGGACGTTGCGGCCACCGCCTGAATTTGCGCCAGCACCTTGCCAAGAATCTGACTTTTTCCAACCAAGAGGCCAAAATTGCATTCCTGCTTAATCTCTTCGGTCAAGTAGGCATTCTGCTTCGTCAGCTGCTGACTCAAGTGGGTCAACTGTTCATAGGCCTGTACATTCTCGATGGCCAGCGCAACCTGGATCGCCACCTGCCGTAAAAACTCTACCGTCTCGCCATCCGGCTCACCTGCGGCCACACTCCCGATATTGAGAGTGCCGAGACAATGCCCGCGAACCAGGAGCGGGAGATTCACCATTCGGCCGAGACCTTCCTGCGCATAATACTCATCTTCGATGAACACTTGGTGCTGCTGCAGGTGAGGCCGAACATGGACCTCCTGATGGTCATAGACCCATCCCACCGCACTGCCGCTTCTCGGAATAATCGCGCCGCGCTGGAGCACGCGCTTCGGGATGTTGGTCTCAAGGGCATGGAAACGAAAGCCGTCTTCCTCTGGTGCGTATAACAGCACTCCGGCTCGTTCCCAGGAAATGACTTCCTTGATGCACTCAGTGCAGGCTTGCCACAGATCGTCCATCTTGCGCTGTGAGTTTAATATATTCGAGACTTCAAGCAGGGCGTGATACCGACGATGGACCACTGTCATCACCACCGCTCCCCACGTTGAGTATTTACGCGCAATGAAGCTGCCTCAGGGTGCATTTGCTGTCCACATGCCTTGTAATGAACACTGTCCGATGAGCCTAGTTTAAGCAACATCCTTGCCCGCAACGATTTCAGCTACACCCATGCCGGCAAATGGCACCCCCATCCCGCGATCCATGCAGCGGCTGGACTGCTGAGCCTCTCCTAGAGACGGCCACCTACGTGTCCCTCACCGTGCCGCCACACCCTCACGGAAGCGGAATAGTAATGAGCGCACTGTGCGTAATCGCTCGACTTTCTTCTCGCCGGGTGACTACTGCGATACTGCCGCGAGCCGAATCCTGCATCCTATGTTCAGCCTGAAGCCGCTGCTCGAAGACTACAATTCACATGGCAACAACTGAAACCATGCCCTCGACAAATCGACCTATCTCCGCGACAAGAGCAGTCGTTCAGGAACAGATTCCTGCCAAGGTCTTTCCAGGAATATCGGATTGGGATTTGACTGATAGGCGGATTGGCTTTCTTCGTACAGAAGGTGGCTACTTATCGGCGAGTCTGTATTCAAGTCCATGCGTTCATGATCTGCGACCCACCATCGCACCGAGATTGCATCATGTTGGAATCGACAACGAAATCTGCCAGACACTACTCGCCCACGCCGAGCTCGAGCCGGCAGAAAACTACTCAAATTGAGATTGTTTAGCACAAATTTAGCACATCCGTTTTACGTAAAGCATAAACCAATGATAGAGTAAAGACCGTGATCAGAGGTTTTCGGGATAAGAAAACAGAGCGTCTGTTCGCCGGGGAACCCGTCAGAGAGTTCTCCGGGATTCGCAATGTGGCTGAACGGAAGCTCGCGATGCTATACAGTGCCGCCGCGCTCAAAGACCTGCTGGCTCCTCCAGGAAATCGATTGGAGAAATTGAAAGGTGATCGCGCGGGGCAGCACAGCATCAGAATCAACGACCAATGGCGCATCTGTTTCCCCTGGAGGGATGATGGCCCTCGCGAGGTCGAGATCACGGACTATCACTGAAGGAGAACGGTCATGGTGAAGAACGGTATGCGGCCGGTGCATCCGGGAGAAATCTTGCTAGAAGAGTTCATGAAGGGGTCCGATTCCCCCATCAACGCCAATACACTCGCCAAAGCACTGGAGGTGCCGGCAAACCGGATTACGGCCATCATCAAGGGACAGCGGGGCATTACGGGCGATACTGCCGTGCGTCTGGCAGCTTTTTTCAATACTACGGCAGAATTCTGGATGAATCTTCAGAAAACCTATGAGTTGCGTTTGGCTGAACGGGCACTACCTGAAAAGATCAGAAAGCACATCAAGGCGAAACGGAACATTCTCGTTTCTGCGTAAGAAACTGAATTTTCAGAAAAAATACATCATTTCTCCACGGGGAATTCTCTCGAAACAGAAGCAACGTCACTGCGAGAAGATTCTCATTGTGCGCATCTCAATTTACGGGGAGCTTACGATTGCAACGGGTTCCTCAAATTGACGGCAATCTCATTTGCTTGAAGCGTTCCATTAGTTCTATTCTTTCCCGTCTTTTCCTTTCCCGTCCCGCCTAATCTGATCACAACAGTAGTCACACAGCGCGACCCGCCGTGACGGTGTTGTCGCATTCCCTGTCGTCTGTCGTCCGTCGTCATCGGCATTCAGTCATCAACGCCCACACCGATCACGATTAGAACCGCGTAGTCTTGCTTCGTGCAGCCCTCGACCTGAGGCATCACTCCCCCTGGCGCAACCGGAAATGCAGTCTTCTGCGCGTTTGCCGGCGAGCACGAACCACCAGTCGCTGCCGGTGTATAGCGGGCTGAGCGGCAGGCCAGGTGCGTCACGTCGTAGAGCGTCGCGCCTTTATCGAGCTCCCAGCGCCTGTCGCCATTCCTGTCGGCAGGATGAATGGTGAGTACAGCCGTCACGTCGCGGGCACCCGTGACCAGGTATTTTCCGGTGGGAAGCGGAAAGGTCGGCTGCTCCATGATCAAACCATGTTCCTCCAGCCACCAGTCCGTACCGTCGAATGTCCAGCGCGCCGGGGCGACGCCACCTGCATCCTTCAACCGGTTATAGCTGTTCAGCTCGACGCCCCGAGGACCTGGGTCCAGAGGCCACAGACCCCACGATTGCGCGCCGTTGCCGGAGGACGCACCTGGATCGCCCAACGCCGCGATGAACTGTGTGGATATACGCTGGAACTTCTTCTGCCCTCCGCTTGCGGCGTGGGCTTGGCTTCGATTCAGATGGAATGCGGGGAGCACGAACGAACCGAGCAGACAGAGAACCAGGATAAGCAGAGCAAACGTCGAACGGGGAAAAGAACCACCTTCTTTTTTTGTCATCTTGGCTCCTGCATCTCATCACCGATTTACCGGTGGGCTCCACACCACGGCATGAACGCTCCGCAGGGATGCTTATTCTAGGCTTGGTGGTGTCGGGTCGCAACAGACAGAAGACGGCCAACGAATTCCTCATTTCTATGGCCTATCGGCTAGGGTCCATCTCCAGAATGATTGTATTCTTAAGCAGACACAGGTACGGGTTTCGGTTTGAGACGAGGGTACGCGCCACCAAACTGTACGAAGGAATCAGGCGAGTGCAACAG from Nitrospira sp. encodes:
- a CDS encoding sigma 54-interacting transcriptional regulator; this translates as MTVVHRRYHALLEVSNILNSQRKMDDLWQACTECIKEVISWERAGVLLYAPEEDGFRFHALETNIPKRVLQRGAIIPRSGSAVGWVYDHQEVHVRPHLQQHQVFIEDEYYAQEGLGRMVNLPLLVRGHCLGTLNIGSVAAGEPDGETVEFLRQVAIQVALAIENVQAYEQLTHLSQQLTKQNAYLTEEIKQECNFGLLVGKSQILGKVLAQIQAVAATSTTVLIMGETGTGKELVARSIHENSLRRNKPFVRLNCAALPSGLVESELFGHERGAFTGAVQRHQGRFELAHEGTLFLDEIGEMPLEVQAKLLRVLEDHQVDRVGGAKSVSVDVRLIAATNVDLAQAVAEKRFRADLYYRLMVFPLTLPPLRDRSEDIPLLAQHFLQLCRTKLNRGNVIFDAEALARLTRYDWPGNIRELQNVIERATILAPSHLVTIDERSMIPSQRSPIAPEPVTTLHDSERLHILHTLEQAGWRIYGPLGAANRLKINPSTLRSRMKKLGLSRPTSLAPLEHLPPTYSPSIAENSDVV
- a CDS encoding type II toxin-antitoxin system RelE/ParE family toxin, which produces MIRGFRDKKTERLFAGEPVREFSGIRNVAERKLAMLYSAAALKDLLAPPGNRLEKLKGDRAGQHSIRINDQWRICFPWRDDGPREVEITDYH
- a CDS encoding HigA family addiction module antitoxin gives rise to the protein MVKNGMRPVHPGEILLEEFMKGSDSPINANTLAKALEVPANRITAIIKGQRGITGDTAVRLAAFFNTTAEFWMNLQKTYELRLAERALPEKIRKHIKAKRNILVSA